From a single Clupea harengus chromosome 24, Ch_v2.0.2, whole genome shotgun sequence genomic region:
- the LOC122128763 gene encoding GTPase IMAP family member 7-like: MALSKGSGRASGAPNLRLVLLGQPGSGKTTTANAILGRYAFEEQETTRGSVQTSDVGERSVSLIDTPRCLMVSSSSDDGPSGDELERCLSMAAPGPHAFLLVVPLGKPLSEGDVRAMEWIKQRLGEEALRMTVVLFTGKEKFTRREWDGFLSQQEVQGLIRSCGGGYHTVNSKAEMEPCHLMKLLEKIDAVVERSGGELYATDKFLEARRKVKVEEEEVRRQRQEQERNQKERVFPLRVVLLGKTGCGKSASGNTILGREDFEEELSFESVTRTCSNQHNVVAGSKVTVIDTPGLFDTELSFEKLNGELEKCVEMSLPGPHAFLLVIRLDVRFTEEERNAVKWIQENFGEGALKYTIVLLTHGDVLKGKPVGDFLCKSPALLSLTEKVGGGYLVFNNKSKDSTQQVRELKEKIEAMVEENGGANYTNEMYKEAQRKIREKEERKKAEEERQKAEEERKKKQMGLDIENERKMGREAELMAAEEKWKRLKEKENAANERRKTFKADKQNAKKWRQYFEKLEKEFKVTLTRNMDIGYP, encoded by the exons ATGGCTCTCTCTAAGG GGTCTGGAAGAGCATCAGGTGCACCCAATCTCAGGCTGGTACTGCTGGGTCAGCCTGGATCagggaaaacaacaacagcgaACGCCATTCTGGGCAGATACGCTTTTGAAGAGCAGGAGACCACTAGAGGCTCTGTGCAGACGTCAGACGTCGGAGAGAGGAGCGTCTCTTTGATTGACACCCCGAGGTGTCTGATGGTTTCCTCTTCAAGCGATGACGGACCAAGTGGAGATGAACTGGAGAGGTGTCTGAGCATGGCTGCTCCAGGACCTCACGCCTTCCTGCTGGTGGTCCCTCTCGGGAAGCCTCTCTCAGAGGGGGACGTGAGAGCCATGGAGTGGATCAAACAGAGGCTGGGCGAGGAGGCTCTACGGATGACTGTCGTTTTGTTTACTGGGAAAGAGAAGTTCACGAGACGAGAGTGGGACGGCTTCCTGTCACAACAGGAAGTGCAGGGCCTGATCAGAAGCTGTGGGGGAGGCTACCACACTGTGAACAGCAAGGCAGAGATGGAGCCGTGTCATCTGAtgaagctgctggagaagatagaCGCTgtggtggagaggagtggaggggaacTATACGCTACTGACAAGTTCCTGGAGGCTCGGAGGAAGGTCaaagtggaagaggaggaagtgagAAGGCAGagacaggagcaggagaggaaccAGAAGGAAAGAG TGTTTCCTCTAAGGGTTGTGCTGCTGGGGAAAACTGGTTGTGGAAAGAGTGCCTCAGGAAACACCATTCTGGGGAGGGAAGATTTTGAAGAGGAGCTCTCATTTGAATCTGTGACTAGAACCTGCAGTAATCAACATAATGTAGTGGCTGGTAGCAAAGTAACAGTGATTGATACACCTGGATTGTTTGATACAGAATTGTCTTTTGAAAAGTTGAATGGTGAGCTGGAGAAGTGTGTTGAGATGTCTCTCCCTGGGCCTCATGCCTTCCTGCTGGTTATCAGATTAGATGTGAggttcacagaggaggagaggaatgctgTGAAGTGGATCCAGGAGAACTTTGGTGAGGGGGCGCTGAAGTACACTATAGTGCTCCTCACTCATGGGGATGTGCTGAAGGGGAAACCAGTGGGGGATTTTCTGTGCAAATCTCCTGCACTCTTATCTCTTACTGAAAAGGTTGGGGGTGGATATCTTGTCTTCAACAATAAGAGTAAAGACAGCACTCAGCAGGTCAGAGAGCTAAAGGAGAAAATTGAGGCCATGGTGGAGGAGAATGGGGGAGCAAATTACACCAATGAGATGTACAAGGAGGCGCagagaaaaataagagaaaaggaggagagaaagaaggctgaggaagagaggcagaaggcagaggaagagagaaagaaaaaacaaatggGGCTGGACATAGAAAATGAGAGGAAAatgggcagagaggcagagttgATGGCTGCAGAAGAAAAGTGGAAGAGACtaaaagaaaaggagaatgcCGCGAATGAAAGGAGGAAGACCTTCAAAGCAGATAAGCAGAACGCGAAAAAATGGAGGCAGTATTTCGAAAAACTGGAGAAGGAattcaaa